Proteins from a single region of Candidatus Puniceispirillum marinum IMCC1322:
- a CDS encoding thiamine phosphate synthase, with protein MTLDRFYPIFDSCDWLRRMLPLGVKLVQLRIKDAPLDIVRREIVEAKALCDAHGAVLVVNDYWHIAIDAGCDWVHLGQEDMDNADLNAIRRAGIRLGFSTHDDDELERALGFAPDYLALGPVYPTILKKMKWHQQGLPRVTEWKARIGAIPLVGIGGMRVDRAAGVFESGADIISVVTDITLHDDPEARVKSWLEVTR; from the coding sequence ATGACCCTTGACCGCTTTTATCCAATTTTTGACAGTTGCGACTGGCTCCGGCGGATGTTGCCGCTTGGTGTTAAATTAGTCCAGTTACGGATCAAGGATGCACCACTGGATATAGTGCGCCGTGAGATTGTCGAAGCAAAGGCGTTATGTGATGCGCATGGTGCCGTGCTGGTAGTCAATGATTACTGGCATATCGCCATCGATGCTGGATGCGACTGGGTACATCTAGGCCAAGAAGATATGGATAATGCAGACCTGAATGCCATTCGCCGCGCGGGCATCAGGCTTGGTTTTAGTACGCATGATGATGACGAGCTGGAACGGGCACTTGGTTTTGCGCCTGATTATCTGGCACTTGGGCCAGTCTATCCAACCATTCTGAAAAAAATGAAATGGCATCAGCAAGGGCTACCAAGGGTAACCGAATGGAAAGCGCGTATTGGCGCTATTCCACTGGTCGGGATTGGCGGGATGCGCGTTGATCGCGCGGCCGGGGTGTTTGAATCGGGAGCCGATATTATTTCGGTTGTTACCGACATAACATTGCATGACGACCCCGAAGCGCGTGTGAAAAGCTGGCTTGAGGTGACGCGATGA
- a CDS encoding thiazole synthase encodes MRRFYDTELANGLMLGTAQYPSPAILEAAFRSSQAAVATVSLRREGSGGAGQPFWDIIRGLDIPILPNTAGCHNVKEAVTTAHMAREVFATDWIKLEVIGDTDSLQPDVFGLVEAARILCDDGFKVFPYCTEDLVVAEKLLGAGCEVLMPWGAPIGSGMGLNNEYGLRALRARFPDVPMVIDAGIGLPSHAARAMELGFDAVLLNTAVAKAGDPEQMAIAMAEAIQAGQRAASAEPMEPRDMASPSTPVIGQAFLS; translated from the coding sequence ATGCGGCGTTTCTATGATACCGAGCTTGCTAACGGCCTGATGCTTGGGACGGCACAATATCCTTCACCTGCGATTCTTGAGGCGGCATTCCGATCATCACAGGCGGCGGTAGCCACCGTATCACTGCGCCGTGAGGGTAGTGGTGGTGCCGGACAGCCATTCTGGGACATAATCCGCGGGCTAGATATACCGATACTGCCCAATACCGCCGGATGCCATAATGTCAAGGAAGCGGTAACAACCGCGCATATGGCACGCGAGGTTTTCGCGACTGACTGGATCAAGCTGGAAGTGATTGGCGATACTGACAGTTTGCAACCTGATGTGTTTGGTCTGGTTGAAGCCGCCCGCATTCTATGTGATGACGGTTTTAAGGTCTTTCCCTATTGCACTGAAGATCTGGTTGTAGCCGAAAAGCTGCTTGGTGCGGGATGTGAGGTTCTGATGCCATGGGGGGCGCCCATCGGATCGGGCATGGGGTTGAACAACGAATATGGATTGCGGGCGTTACGGGCACGCTTTCCGGATGTGCCGATGGTAATTGATGCCGGTATTGGCCTGCCAAGCCATGCCGCCCGCGCGATGGAACTGGGGTTTGATGCGGTACTGCTCAATACCGCTGTTGCCAAGGCTGGCGACCCTGAACAAATGGCCATAGCGATGGCCGAAGCCATTCAAGCTGGCCAGCGTGCCGCCAGTGCCGAACCGATGGAACCGCGCGATATGGCAAGTCCATCAACCCCCGTTATCGGACAGGCCTTTTTATCATGA
- the thiD gene encoding bifunctional hydroxymethylpyrimidine kinase/phosphomethylpyrimidine kinase has translation MSDIVLTIAGSDSGGGAGIQADLKTFSALGVYGASVITAVTAQNTKSVTAVHAIPVDVIARQIDAVLSDLDVKAIKIGMLANRAVIDVVADSLADFNGHIVLDPVMIAKSGDALLADDAVAHLLERLVPRASLLTPNLPEAAHLLRVPQADDEGQMQTQGNALLASGANAVLMKGGHGNADICTDILFHVKHSPLRLTAPRRDTVNTHGTGCTLSSAVAAGLGRGLDMADAVTQAHTYLQGAIKAADNLNIGSGHGPVHHFHELWANG, from the coding sequence ATGAGTGATATTGTTCTGACAATTGCAGGCTCTGATAGTGGCGGCGGTGCCGGTATTCAGGCTGATCTGAAAACTTTCAGCGCCTTGGGCGTCTATGGTGCCAGTGTCATCACCGCAGTCACCGCCCAGAACACCAAAAGCGTAACGGCTGTTCATGCCATTCCTGTTGATGTGATTGCCCGGCAGATCGACGCTGTGCTGTCCGATCTTGATGTCAAAGCCATCAAAATCGGTATGCTGGCAAACCGCGCCGTGATCGATGTGGTCGCCGACAGCCTTGCCGATTTTAACGGACATATCGTGCTTGATCCGGTGATGATCGCTAAATCAGGTGACGCCCTGCTGGCTGATGATGCCGTGGCACATCTTCTGGAAAGGCTGGTGCCGCGCGCCAGCCTGCTGACGCCGAATTTGCCTGAAGCGGCGCATCTTCTGCGGGTGCCGCAAGCCGATGATGAAGGGCAGATGCAGACACAGGGCAATGCGCTACTTGCCAGCGGCGCCAATGCCGTGCTGATGAAAGGCGGGCATGGCAATGCGGATATATGCACCGATATTTTGTTTCACGTGAAACATTCGCCACTTCGCCTGACCGCGCCGCGCCGCGATACTGTCAACACGCATGGCACCGGCTGTACCCTGTCATCTGCCGTAGCGGCAGGCTTGGGACGTGGTCTGGATATGGCTGACGCCGTGACGCAGGCTCATACCTATCTGCAAGGGGCGATCAAGGCGGCAGACAATCTCAACATAGGTAGCGGGCATGGTCCCGTTCATCACTTTCATGAGTTGTGGGCTAATGGATGA
- the thiS gene encoding sulfur carrier protein ThiS — MKLSVNGESVEVAATTIAALLAELAYDGKVATALNEEFVPASHRDTAILQAGDRVEILAPMQGG; from the coding sequence ATGAAACTTTCGGTTAACGGAGAGAGCGTGGAGGTCGCGGCCACCACTATCGCCGCCCTGCTCGCAGAGCTTGCCTATGATGGCAAGGTGGCAACAGCGCTGAATGAAGAATTTGTGCCTGCCAGCCACCGCGATACAGCCATATTACAGGCTGGTGACCGTGTCGAAATCCTAGCCCCCATGCAGGGAGGTTAA
- a CDS encoding FAD-dependent oxidoreductase gives MDDISIIGGGVAGLCVASELVARGVQVRIYDKAGKPGPHGCSWWAGGMLAPFCESESAEEPVRIFGSQATGWWQQRTKVVTRGSLVLASARDTADLNRFARLTEAHETLDADAIARLEPDLGTRFPRGLFFADEAHINPRQALSDLYESLVQAGAEMIASTTPASLNRYIDCRGLSARDSMADLRGVKGEMLIIRSDDIAMTRPVRLLHPRMPLYIVPRGDGIYMLGATMIESQDSQRITARSMLELLSAAYALNPAFGEAEILETGVDLRPAFNDNLPKIRRAGQVIYANGLFRHGYLLAPSLARQVADLYLDNIRGAFVDETFG, from the coding sequence ATGGATGATATCTCAATCATTGGTGGCGGTGTTGCTGGTCTTTGTGTCGCCAGCGAGCTTGTTGCCCGCGGTGTGCAGGTGCGCATCTATGACAAGGCTGGCAAGCCCGGCCCGCATGGCTGTTCATGGTGGGCAGGTGGCATGCTAGCCCCGTTTTGCGAGTCCGAAAGCGCCGAAGAACCTGTGCGTATTTTCGGAAGCCAGGCCACCGGATGGTGGCAACAGCGCACCAAGGTGGTGACACGTGGATCGCTGGTGCTGGCATCAGCTCGCGATACAGCTGACCTTAACCGTTTTGCCCGGCTGACCGAAGCGCATGAAACGCTTGATGCGGATGCCATCGCAAGATTGGAACCTGATCTTGGCACGCGTTTTCCCCGTGGGCTGTTTTTTGCCGATGAAGCACATATCAACCCCAGACAGGCCTTATCCGACCTTTATGAGTCGCTGGTACAGGCAGGTGCCGAAATGATTGCCAGCACCACGCCAGCTTCGCTTAACCGCTATATTGACTGCCGTGGTTTGAGTGCGCGCGACAGCATGGCGGATTTGCGCGGCGTCAAAGGCGAGATGTTGATTATCCGTAGTGATGACATTGCAATGACACGGCCGGTACGTTTGCTACATCCGCGTATGCCGCTTTATATCGTTCCGCGCGGCGATGGCATTTATATGCTGGGCGCGACCATGATTGAAAGCCAAGACAGCCAGCGTATTACAGCGCGCTCAATGCTGGAATTGCTCAGCGCCGCCTATGCACTCAATCCAGCCTTTGGCGAAGCCGAAATTCTGGAAACCGGCGTTGATTTACGCCCTGCCTTTAATGACAATCTGCCAAAAATTCGGCGGGCGGGTCAGGTGATATATGCCAATGGCCTGTTTCGGCATGGCTATCTGCTGGCACCAAGCTTGGCACGGCAGGTTGCCGATCTATATCTTGATAATATCCGGGGGGCCTTTGTCGATGAAACTTTCGGTTAA